The genome window GAATTGGGTATCATCCATTAGAGGCAGTACGCCGTCCTCTGGCGCTACTGATAAGGTCCATAAACATGCCAGAGGCTTTTTCCACGGGATGTGGAAACAATACTGCAATTAGAACCTCACCAATCTGCTTCGCAGTGAGCCCTCCACCCAGGAGGGCTTTTTAATATTCGGTTGAAGACAAAAAAATACCGGCTGTACCTGGCAGTACAACCGGCTCAGTAGCATCTAAAGAGATATGGGGACAATCTATATAACTATTCTTCTTCGTCTTTCTTTTCGCCGATGACTTCAGGTTCTTTCTGTTCTTCTTCTTCACCCTCAACACCTTCGAGGCCTTCTTCACCTTCCTCGCCTTCTTCCTCGGTCTTCTCCTTGACAACCGTGGGAGCGACGACCGTACAGATAGACAATTCGGGGTCGGTAATCAGGTCAAATTCCTCGGTTTCGAGGTCGCCGACATGGAGCGTGTCGCCGATCTGCATCTCGGTAACATCCAGATCAATCTTATCCGGTACTTTATTGGGTAATACGGAAATTTCGATTTCACGGCGAATCGGCTGCAGGATGCCACCCTGATTCTTGACACCATCGGGTACACCGACCAGATTGATTGATACCTGCATGTTCAGAGGTCTGTCGAGAGAAATAATTAAAAAATCGACATTTAACACATCGTTAGTGACCGGGTCAACCTGGACCTCCCTGACCAATGCTTTTTTGACTTTTTCTCCGTTGTCGAAATCGAGATCAACCAGGATATTCTGGCTGCTGGCCTTGGAAATCAGCTGATAGAAATCATAAGCGGCGACAGACAGGCTCATCGGATCATTTTTCTCGCCATATGCAACTCCGGGCAGTTTACCGCTGGCGCGAAGTTTACGCGCCAGGCTCTTGCCGGAGCCCTGCCTGGATTCTACTCTGAGTGTATTTACTTTCACACTGCACCTCGTGATTTAATTATCGAACAAAATCGAAATAGATTCTTTATTCGTGATCCGGCGAATTGCCTCGCCGAAGATCTCCGCAGTCGTCAGGACCTTGATCTTTTCCGAGAATTTTTTACTTGAATGATCTATTGTATCTGAAACGATCAAATGCTTGATAGGGGAAGCGTCGATTCTCTGCAGGGAAGTGCCCGAAAAAACGCCATGGGTACAGCAGGCATAAACATCCTTGGCACCGCCCTGTTCGATTACCGCGCGGGCGGCATCTACCATGGTTCCCGCGGTATCGACGATATCGTCTCTGATGATTACGGTTTTGTCCTTGACGTCGCCTATGATGTTGAGCACCTCAGATTTGTTCGGTTCGGGACGGCGTTTGTCAATTATCGCCAACCCACATTGTAATGTGTTTGCAAACGCTCTTGCCATCTTGATCGAGCCGACATCGGGAGTCAGCACAACGATATTATCCATGCGTTGCATCTGGAAATAGCGGTTGAAAATCCTGGAGGCGTAGAGGTGGTCGGAAGGGATATCGAAAAATCCCTGGATCTGGGAAACGTGCAGATCCATGGTCACCACCCGGTCGGCCCCGGCCGCCGTTATCACATTGGCCAGCAACTTTGCGGTGATCGCTACACGCGGCTGATCCTTGCGATCCTGGCGGGCGTAACCGTAGTACGGTATCACCGCTGTAATGCGGGATGCGGATGCTCTCCGGCAGGCTTCGATCATGATCAGGAGCTCGAGAATATTGTCGGAAGGCGGATTTGTCGGCTGGATAATAAAGACATCCGTTCCGCGGATATTTTCATTGATCCTGATGAATATCTCGCCGTCGGAAAACCGGTTGACCTCCCGCTTGGTGAGGGGAATACCGATATAGCGTGCGATCCTGTCGGCCAACGGAATATTGGCCGTACCCGTTATCAATTTTACAGTATCCGGCATAAACTGACCTCAAAGTTACAATACCATACCAAAAAGACCTCTCAATATATATATTAATTCGCAAAACGCAACTCAAAATTGAACATAAATCCGCCCTTAAATGGCCTTTTTTAACTGATTTTGTATCACTTTTGTCTTTTATACGTACGCATTGATTATGAATGGTGTATATTCAAACTTGCCGCTCTGAGATTGAGTGATTATAATTAGTAATTATATAAACCCGAGCATTACCTGAGGAGGATTGATGATTTCCAAGCCAAAGTTTATCCTGACAGCCTTTCTGCTGATTTCAGTGCTGGTGGTCAGCGCCTGTATCGAAGAACGGGCGGACCATTCCAATGGCGACGTTAAAAAGGCCGAACCGGGGCAAAAGCTCCTGACCGGTGATTATATTCCTGATATTGAGCGTTTTATGCAGATCGGGTATGTCAGTCGGGGGGCGATTTCCCGTGACGGATCCAGAATATTTTGTTCGCCCTCTTTTACCAATGTCAGCCAGTTATTTCGCTATGAGAAGGGCGAATGGCCCTACCAGTTGACCTCATTTGAAGATGGCATCTCCTGGTATACTCTCTCCCATGATTCATACCACGCGATAGTTGGAGCGGCTGTCGGCGGTGATGAAAATGCCCAGATGTATCTACTGGATACCGAGACCGGCAGGATTGAAAAACTGACCGATAATCCACAGGCCCGCTACGGCTCAGTGCTCTGGACTGATGATGATTTAAGTATCTTTTTCGCCTCCAATTTTGAAAACGGCCGTGACTTCAAGATCTACAAGATGAAACTGCCCGATGGTGACCCTGAACTTATCTGGGACAAGACCGGCTGGAACGGCCCGGTGGAACTCTCAGAGGACGGCAAGCTACTGGTTACATATACCGCTCATTCCAGCCGTAACAACGATTTCCTGCTTGTCAACCTCGAAACCGGAGAGGAGGAAGTCCTGACCCCGCATGATGGTGAGTACCTGTACAGCTCGATCAGCATGATGCCCGGTTTTAAGACAGCTTACATTACAACCAATAATACACCTGACGGTATTACCCGCGTGGCGAAACTGGATGTGGACACCAAAGAGGTCACCTTCCTCGATCCCGAGGAAAAATGGGAATGCGAGGGTGCCGGTGTCTCCGAGGACGGTCGTTACCTGTTCTGGCAGTTAAATGTCGATGGTTATGCCGAGCCGTATGTCAAGGATCTCAAAAATGATGTTATGCTGCCTCTGCCGGACCTGGACGGCATGTACACGTTTGGCGGAGTAACTGAAAACGGACGTTTCCTGTTCGGCTTCAACAATGCCAACAATCCGCCTAATTTTTGGATCTGGGACCCATCAACCGAAAATCTCGAAAAAATCACCGATGTTTCCACGATGGGGATCGATGTCAGCGAATTTATCGAGCCTGAACTGATCCGATATAAATCTTTTGACGGTCTCGAAATACCGGCTTTCCTATATACTCCCAGGGATTTTGAGCCTGGCAACCCGATTCCTTTTATTATGGATATTCATGGTGGCCCTGAGGGACAGTACCGCCCCTATTTCAACCGTCATTTCAATTATCTCCTGGCTCATGGATTCGGTATTATCGCTCCCAACGTGCGCGGTTCCGACGGTTACGGCAAAGAGTATCTGGATATGGACAACTACAAGAACCGTCTCAATTCAGTAGCCGATGCCGCTGAAGGAGTCAAGTACCTGATCGACAACGGCTACACGACTTCCGAGATGATGGGTGTCAAGGGCGGATCCTACGGCGGATATATGGTCATGGCGCTTATTACCGAATATCCCGACCTGTTTGCGGCCGCGTGGAATCAGGTCGGAATCGTCAATTTCGTGACTTTTCTGGAGAACACCGCCGAATATCGGCGCTATCTGCGGGAATCTGAATACGGTCCCCTCAGCGATCGCGAGTTTTTGAAATCGATCAGCCCGATCCATAAAGTCGATGTCATTAAAACACCGCTGATGGTGGTTCATGGTGAAAACGATCCGCGTGTGCCTGTCGATGAAGCTCGCCAGATCATCCGCGAACTCGAAAAACGCGGAGGAGTGGTTGATTCGCTGATCTTCCCGGATGAGGGTCATGGTGTCGCCAAGCTGGAAAATCGTCTACTGGTGTACCGCACGATGGTGGAGTTTTTCACCGAACACCTTAAAAAGTGATTTATATTCAGTTCGACTGATTGAATAAATCTTCACGACGCAGGTAGATTAAATGAACATATCATGGGTCTGCCTGCGTTTTATTTATGGCAGGCAGTTTTTGTTGACAGAAAGTGGATTATATGGCTAATATTAAAGTGGATAAATCCAACTTTCGTTAAATCCGAGGTGAAAATGTTTAACAAGATAATTGTGGCTTCGATCGCGCTTCTGGTTTTTACGACGATCGTCTGGGGATTCGCTGATTCTGTTGACAAGGCAAAAAGCGTTGCGGACTTAATCGAAGAAGTCGAATCCGAGGACAAGACTGAAAACGAACAGGGGTTGGTCAAGTTACTGGTGGTCGACGGTCCTATCGGGCCGATTACCGTCGATTATATCAATCGTGGTATCAAGCAGGCGGTTTTGTACGATGCTGACGCGCTGGTGGTGCTTTTGAATACACCCGGCGGGCTCAGCAATTCAACCTGGAAAATTACTGAAGCGATTATGAATTCGCCCGTGCCGGTGATAGTATATGTTTACCCTAAGGGTGCCCGGGCCGCCTCCGCCGGCGTTTTTATAACCTATTCCGCCCATATTGCGGCTATGGCACCGGCGACAAACATGGGTTCGGCTTCATCTGTCGCGCTTCAAGGCGATATGGACTCGACCATGTATAAGAAAGTCACCAATGATGCGGTCGCCAATATGCGTGCGGTTGCACGTGAACGTGGACGCAACGAGGAATGGGTGGAGCGCGCGATTCGTGAATCGGTGTCGATTTCCGATTACGACGCGGTCGATTCCAATGTAGTCGACCTGGTTGCCGAAAACATACCAGATTTGCTGGATCAGATCCATGGCCGGGAGGTCGAAGTCGATACCGGCACCGTTGTCCTGAACACCAAAAATGCCCGTCAGGATACGGTCGCGAAAACTTTTTCCGAAAAGATACTGCAGATCATAACCAATCCCAACGTGGCGATTTTATTGTTTTCCCTCGGAAGCCTGGGGCTGGTGCTGGAATTGTATAACCCGGGCGCGATTCTGCCGGGAGTCGTGGGCGGTATCTGCATCATACTGGCATTCTTCTCTTTCCAAACCCTGCCGATCAATTAT of Candidatus Zixiibacteriota bacterium contains these proteins:
- a CDS encoding 50S ribosomal protein L25, with product MTRCSVKVNTLRVESRQGSGKSLARKLRASGKLPGVAYGEKNDPMSLSVAAYDFYQLISKASSQNILVDLDFDNGEKVKKALVREVQVDPVTNDVLNVDFLIISLDRPLNMQVSINLVGVPDGVKNQGGILQPIRREIEISVLPNKVPDKIDLDVTEMQIGDTLHVGDLETEEFDLITDPELSICTVVAPTVVKEKTEEEGEEGEEGLEGVEGEEEEQKEPEVIGEKKDEEE
- the prs gene encoding ribose-phosphate diphosphokinase, which codes for MPDTVKLITGTANIPLADRIARYIGIPLTKREVNRFSDGEIFIRINENIRGTDVFIIQPTNPPSDNILELLIMIEACRRASASRITAVIPYYGYARQDRKDQPRVAITAKLLANVITAAGADRVVTMDLHVSQIQGFFDIPSDHLYASRIFNRYFQMQRMDNIVVLTPDVGSIKMARAFANTLQCGLAIIDKRRPEPNKSEVLNIIGDVKDKTVIIRDDIVDTAGTMVDAARAVIEQGGAKDVYACCTHGVFSGTSLQRIDASPIKHLIVSDTIDHSSKKFSEKIKVLTTAEIFGEAIRRITNKESISILFDN
- a CDS encoding prolyl oligopeptidase family serine peptidase; the encoded protein is MISKPKFILTAFLLISVLVVSACIEERADHSNGDVKKAEPGQKLLTGDYIPDIERFMQIGYVSRGAISRDGSRIFCSPSFTNVSQLFRYEKGEWPYQLTSFEDGISWYTLSHDSYHAIVGAAVGGDENAQMYLLDTETGRIEKLTDNPQARYGSVLWTDDDLSIFFASNFENGRDFKIYKMKLPDGDPELIWDKTGWNGPVELSEDGKLLVTYTAHSSRNNDFLLVNLETGEEEVLTPHDGEYLYSSISMMPGFKTAYITTNNTPDGITRVAKLDVDTKEVTFLDPEEKWECEGAGVSEDGRYLFWQLNVDGYAEPYVKDLKNDVMLPLPDLDGMYTFGGVTENGRFLFGFNNANNPPNFWIWDPSTENLEKITDVSTMGIDVSEFIEPELIRYKSFDGLEIPAFLYTPRDFEPGNPIPFIMDIHGGPEGQYRPYFNRHFNYLLAHGFGIIAPNVRGSDGYGKEYLDMDNYKNRLNSVADAAEGVKYLIDNGYTTSEMMGVKGGSYGGYMVMALITEYPDLFAAAWNQVGIVNFVTFLENTAEYRRYLRESEYGPLSDREFLKSISPIHKVDVIKTPLMVVHGENDPRVPVDEARQIIRELEKRGGVVDSLIFPDEGHGVAKLENRLLVYRTMVEFFTEHLKK
- a CDS encoding nodulation protein NfeD, which produces MFNKIIVASIALLVFTTIVWGFADSVDKAKSVADLIEEVESEDKTENEQGLVKLLVVDGPIGPITVDYINRGIKQAVLYDADALVVLLNTPGGLSNSTWKITEAIMNSPVPVIVYVYPKGARAASAGVFITYSAHIAAMAPATNMGSASSVALQGDMDSTMYKKVTNDAVANMRAVARERGRNEEWVERAIRESVSISDYDAVDSNVVDLVAENIPDLLDQIHGREVEVDTGTVVLNTKNARQDTVAKTFSEKILQIITNPNVAILLFSLGSLGLVLELYNPGAILPGVVGGICIILAFFSFQTLPINYAGLLLIMLSIILFILELKVPSYGVLTIGGAISLALGGIMLIDSPEPYLQVSKSVIVALVLVFVGFFGFALRYIIKTHKSKVTTGSEGLIGLTGRVVRDIDPVGMILVAGERWRAESSEKIEKDTKVRVVESDHMTLKVEKID